Proteins encoded in a region of the Augochlora pura isolate Apur16 chromosome 4, APUR_v2.2.1, whole genome shotgun sequence genome:
- the LOC144468314 gene encoding cdc42 homolog — MQTIKCVVVGDGAVGKTCLLISYTTNKFPSEYVPTVFDNYAVTVMIGGDPYTLGLFDTAGQEDYDRLRPLSYPQTDVFLVCFSVVSPSSFENVKEKWVPEITHHCPRTPFLLVGTQIDLRDDGTTTEKLAKNKQKPISAEQGEKLAKELKAVKYVECSALTQKGLKNVFDEAILAALEPPEPVKKRKCALL, encoded by the exons ATGCAGACAATAAAGTGCGTCGTAGTCGGCGACGGAGCTGTGGGTAAAACGTGTCTTCTGATCTCCTACACGACCAATAAATTTCCATCCGAATATGTGCCCACAGTTTTTGACAATTATGCAGTCACAGTGATGATAGGAGGAGATCCATATACTCTAGGATTGTTTGATACAGCTG GTCAGGAAGATTACGACAGGCTGAGACCGTTGAGTTATCCTCAGACAGATGTGTTTCTCGTCTGTTTCTCCGTAGTATCGCCTTCGTCGTTTGAAAACGTTAAGGAGAAG TGGGTACCGGAGATAACGCATCATTGTCCGAGGACACCGTTCCTACTCGTCGGTACCCAGATCGATTTGAGAGACGACGGTACAACTACTGAGAAATTGGCGAAGAATAAACAAAAGCCGATATCGGCGGAGCAAGGAGAGAAGCTTGCCAAAGAGTTGAAAGCGGTGAAATATGTGGAATGCAGTGCCCTTACGCAA AAAGGTTTGAAGAACGTGTTCGACGAAGCCATACTAGCTGCCCTCGAACCACCGGAGCCAGTCAAGAAAAGGAAGTGCGCGCTCTTGTAA
- the Sgf11 gene encoding SAGA associated factor 11kDa has protein sequence MSVTEERIQELNKRFLDFMGKNENVETATKEIYDDLLDEVLMGFVFDVHRTTKTGSSDVEEGIPDDESYAIVDSPGLDVFGQHPVKKSQECNCPNCDRGVAACRFATHLEKCMGMGRNSSRIASRRIANNSKDLSNFSGVISDDDDDVDWSLNNDKRKRRKDRNGIKRTKQQKNNQRNGDNMNEHVHSSNENSPSNYENMSLEDKRILLTQICGVVSEHTKKLCTRSMRCPQHTEDQRKEMRANLESGTNAQTGQDNLHVDVDTYEENDGQNLREALARWDREGSSHSSPADSTSTTSTSSISRKRETKTKGKGKGSKRDRGSPISQGD, from the exons ATGTCTGTGACCGAGGAACGAATACAGGAATTGAATAAACGGTTCTTGGATTTTATGGGCAAAAACGAGAATGTGGAGACGGCCACGAAAGAAATTTACGACGACCTGCTCGACGAGGTTCTGATGGGTTTTGTTTTCGACGTGCATCGCACTACGAAAACTGGCAGCTCGGACGTCGAAGAAGGCATACCGGACGACGAGTCTTATGCCATCGTCG ATTCGCCTGGGTTGGACGTGTTCGGACAGCACCCTGTGAAAAAATCCCAAGAATGCAACTGCCCGAACTGCGACCGAGGTGTCGCGGCTTGTCGTTTCGCCACGCATTTGGAAAAATGCATGGGCATGGGACGGAACAGCTCGCGGATCGCGTCGAGACGCATCGCGAACAACTCGAAGGATCTCAGCAATTTCAGCGGCGTGAtaagcgacgacgacgacgacgtcgactgGAGCCTAAATAATGACAAACGCAAGCGTAGGAAAGACCGGAACGGTATCAAGCGGACGAAGCAGCAGAAGAACAACCAGAGAAACGGGGATAACATGAACGAGCATGTGCACAGTAGCAATGAGAATTCTCCCTCTAATTACGAGAACATGTCTTTGGAAGACAAGAGGATTTTGTTGACTCAGATTTGTGGGGTGGTATCGGAGCACACCAAAAAGTTGTGCACCAGGTCGATGCGTTGCCCCCAGCACACGGAGGACCAGAGGAAAGAGATGAGGGCGAACTTGGAATCTGGAACCAATGCTCAGACGGGTCAGGATAATCTCCATGTGGATGTAGATACGTACGAGGAGAATGATGGACAGAATTTGAGGGAGGCGCTGGCACGTTGGGACAGGGAAGGGTCCAGTCATTCGAGTCCTGCTGATTCTACGTCTACAACGTCCACGTCTTCGATCAGTAGAAAACGTGAAACAAAGACAAAGGGGAAAGGCAAGGGATCGAAACGAGACCGTGGATCACCAATTTCGCAAGGTGACTAA